A stretch of the Roseofilum capinflatum BLCC-M114 genome encodes the following:
- a CDS encoding DUF3531 family protein: MNVIFREFNPFDVWIWMEFNTIPSDAEKLYVQEAFDAWYYLGKLGGFNAENLQVQEEGLELSYMSYDGEQADRSLMALMHNMGDLEYQGNWGRCWFDLGTSDALALDILINALRQLSQEYVALETLVIGGVNADWPIPETQDTFVQY, from the coding sequence ATGAATGTTATCTTTCGCGAATTTAATCCCTTCGATGTTTGGATCTGGATGGAATTTAATACAATTCCTAGTGATGCAGAAAAGCTGTATGTGCAAGAAGCCTTTGATGCTTGGTATTATTTGGGCAAGTTGGGCGGATTTAATGCAGAAAACCTGCAAGTGCAAGAGGAGGGTTTAGAACTGAGTTATATGAGCTATGATGGGGAGCAAGCCGATCGCTCCTTGATGGCGTTGATGCATAATATGGGAGACTTAGAATACCAGGGAAATTGGGGACGCTGTTGGTTTGACCTGGGAACCAGTGATGCTCTGGCTCTCGATATCCTGATTAATGCCTTGCGGCAACTGAGTCAGGAATACGTGGCCCTTGAAACCTTGGTTATTGGTGGCGTTAACGCAGATTGGCCGATTCCGGAAACCCAAGATACCTTTGTGCAATATTAA
- a CDS encoding ribose-phosphate pyrophosphokinase encodes MSALRGFVVIRSATLAIQPTLPSVNENNRLRLFAGSANLLLAQEVARYLGVDLGPMVRKRFADGELYVQIQESIRGCDVYLIQPSSSPVNDHLMELLIMIDACRRASARQITAVIPYYGYARADRKTAGRESITAKLVANLITEAGASRVLAMDLHSAQIQGYFDIPCDHVYGSPVLIDYLLSKQLPDLVVVSPDVGGVARARAFAKKLNDAPLAIIDKRRQAHNVAEVLNLIGDVEGKTAVLVDDMIDTAGTISEGARMLRQKGARQVYACATHAVFSHPAVERLSSGVLEEVIVTNTIQLPEAKHFPQLRVLSVANLVGETIWRIHEDSSVSSMFR; translated from the coding sequence ATGAGTGCGCTTCGAGGGTTTGTCGTGATCCGTTCTGCGACTTTGGCGATTCAGCCAACGCTACCATCTGTCAATGAAAATAACCGCCTTCGGTTATTTGCTGGCTCTGCTAACTTACTTTTGGCTCAAGAAGTCGCCCGCTATCTGGGGGTAGATTTAGGGCCAATGGTTCGTAAACGGTTCGCTGATGGCGAACTTTATGTTCAAATACAAGAGTCTATTCGCGGTTGCGATGTTTATTTAATTCAACCGTCTAGTTCCCCGGTCAACGACCATTTAATGGAATTGTTGATCATGATAGACGCTTGTCGTCGAGCATCTGCCCGCCAAATTACAGCCGTTATCCCCTACTATGGTTATGCCAGAGCTGACCGTAAAACAGCCGGTCGTGAATCAATTACCGCTAAATTAGTGGCGAATTTGATTACCGAAGCTGGAGCCAGTCGCGTCCTAGCCATGGATTTACATTCTGCCCAGATCCAAGGCTATTTTGATATCCCCTGTGACCATGTTTATGGTTCTCCCGTTTTAATTGATTATCTTTTAAGTAAGCAATTACCCGATCTGGTCGTAGTTTCTCCGGATGTCGGTGGAGTCGCTAGAGCAAGAGCATTTGCCAAAAAACTCAATGATGCGCCCTTAGCGATTATTGATAAGCGCCGTCAAGCTCACAATGTGGCCGAAGTTCTGAATCTAATTGGAGATGTGGAAGGCAAAACGGCTGTATTAGTCGATGACATGATTGATACCGCCGGAACCATTTCCGAAGGGGCGAGAATGCTGCGCCAAAAAGGTGCAAGACAGGTTTATGCTTGCGCGACCCATGCGGTTTTTTCCCATCCAGCCGTTGAACGTCTCTCTAGTGGCGTATTGGAAGAGGTGATTGTTACGAATACGATTCAATTACCTGAAGCTAAACATTTTCCCCAACTGCGAGTGCTGTCTGTGGCGAATTTAGTGGGGGAAACCATTTGGCGCATCCATGAGGATAGTTCCGTCAGTAGTATGTTCCGATAA
- a CDS encoding NAD(P)/FAD-dependent oxidoreductase — translation MQELLYLEIPQPDTSAVRTWLQQHYDPPIGEKFLTADGLRLHFPQRDPLSLFVWSVQRTTYLKLFRWSNTPIPQEGRVINHLKNQLQRQFPHEYPEPPEIDLSKQSIFEALAPYYPQTVRYFQKMPRGEYDLNRVYWWEKRWRENVRNPQIPSPVIRPLQTPLSAENTYDLIYIGGALGAIHSAVMAARGYRVLLIERLPYGRMNREWNISRDEFARLIELGLFTEDEFEDLIAREYVDGFNKFFDSNNPEHLRAKVLHTPKVLNIAMASDKLLGSCGEKLRQAGGEIRDETEFQYAEVADNGVRLTLKHLGTGETSQVQGRLLIDAMGTASPIAWQLNGNRAFDSVCPTVGAMIDGGFEPGVWDSDYGDVLNSHGDVSRGRQLIWELFPGAGQELTFYLFHYHQVHPDNPGSLLEMYEDFFTILPEYRRCDLDQLVWKKPTFGYIPGHFSLGNSDRIIAADRVLAIGDAASLQSPLVFTGFGSLVRNLPRLTALLDVALKYDLLSSQHLAAIRAYQDNTAVTWLFSKGMMVPTHRHIQPQLINSMLNTFFGLLADEPPEVADTFIKDRTTWLLFNRLALKAAFKNPALLLWIWDLAGAKDLLRWLSTYGSFTTKAFIHALLRPWFPQFTRWCAGWMGDRYPGLWLKILSLNYSLSGNWGQAIQDLGD, via the coding sequence ATGCAAGAACTCCTCTATTTAGAAATCCCCCAACCCGATACCTCTGCTGTGCGTACTTGGTTACAGCAACACTACGACCCCCCCATCGGGGAGAAGTTCCTCACTGCCGATGGTCTCAGGCTCCATTTCCCTCAACGAGACCCCCTGTCCCTGTTCGTTTGGTCAGTACAGCGCACCACTTATCTAAAACTCTTCCGTTGGTCAAACACGCCCATTCCCCAAGAGGGCAGAGTGATTAATCACCTCAAAAACCAGCTCCAGCGACAATTCCCCCACGAATACCCGGAACCTCCAGAAATCGACCTCTCCAAACAGTCCATTTTTGAAGCCTTAGCCCCCTATTATCCGCAAACGGTGCGCTATTTCCAGAAAATGCCCAGGGGAGAATACGACCTAAACCGGGTATATTGGTGGGAAAAACGATGGCGGGAAAATGTGCGAAATCCCCAAATTCCTAGCCCAGTCATTCGCCCGTTGCAAACCCCTTTATCGGCAGAGAATACTTACGATTTAATTTATATCGGCGGTGCATTGGGAGCTATCCATTCCGCAGTCATGGCAGCGCGAGGCTATCGGGTGTTATTGATTGAGCGTTTGCCCTATGGTCGCATGAATCGGGAATGGAATATTTCTAGGGATGAATTTGCTCGATTAATTGAGTTAGGCTTGTTTACGGAAGATGAGTTTGAAGACTTAATTGCACGGGAATATGTAGATGGATTTAATAAGTTTTTCGATAGCAATAATCCGGAGCATCTGAGAGCTAAAGTCTTGCACACGCCTAAAGTGTTGAATATTGCCATGGCTTCCGATAAGCTGTTGGGCAGTTGCGGCGAAAAATTACGGCAAGCGGGGGGCGAAATTCGGGATGAAACGGAATTTCAATATGCGGAAGTGGCCGACAATGGGGTGAGGTTGACCTTAAAGCATTTGGGCACTGGGGAAACATCTCAAGTGCAAGGGCGGCTGCTGATTGATGCTATGGGGACAGCTTCGCCCATTGCCTGGCAGTTGAATGGAAATCGGGCATTTGATAGTGTTTGTCCCACCGTGGGCGCGATGATTGATGGCGGGTTTGAACCGGGAGTTTGGGATTCTGATTATGGGGATGTTTTGAATAGCCATGGGGATGTTTCTAGGGGACGGCAGTTGATTTGGGAGTTATTCCCTGGGGCGGGTCAAGAGTTAACGTTTTATCTGTTCCACTATCATCAAGTGCATCCCGATAATCCGGGTTCTTTGCTGGAAATGTATGAGGACTTTTTTACGATTTTGCCGGAGTATCGACGCTGCGATCTGGATCAATTGGTGTGGAAAAAGCCGACTTTTGGCTATATTCCGGGACATTTTAGTTTAGGTAATAGCGATCGCATTATAGCGGCCGATCGCGTCTTGGCCATTGGTGATGCGGCCTCCCTCCAGTCTCCCTTGGTGTTTACTGGGTTTGGCTCCTTGGTGCGTAACCTTCCCCGGTTAACTGCTCTGCTAGATGTGGCGCTCAAGTACGATCTACTGAGCAGTCAACATCTAGCCGCCATTCGTGCCTATCAAGATAATACCGCCGTCACCTGGCTCTTTTCTAAGGGGATGATGGTTCCCACCCATCGCCATATTCAACCCCAGCTCATTAACTCCATGCTGAATACGTTTTTCGGGTTATTGGCCGATGAACCGCCAGAAGTGGCGGATACTTTTATCAAGGATCGCACCACTTGGCTGTTATTTAACCGGTTAGCCTTAAAAGCAGCCTTCAAAAATCCTGCCTTACTCCTGTGGATCTGGGACTTAGCGGGAGCCAAGGATCTGTTGCGCTGGTTATCGACCTATGGCAGTTTTACCACGAAGGCTTTTATTCACGCCCTGTTACGTCCCTGGTTTCCCCAGTTTACTCGATGGTGTGCGGGATGGATGGGCGATCGCTATCCGGGATTATGGCTCAAGATTTTAAGCTTAAACTATAGTCTCTCTGGCAATTGGGGGCAAGCGATTCAAGATTTGGGCGATTGA
- the chlP gene encoding geranylgeranyl reductase, whose protein sequence is MGIRVAVVGSGPAGSSTAETLAKAGIETYLFERKLDNAKPCGGAIPLCMVSEFDLPPQIIDRRVRKMKMISPSNREVDINLDRNDEYIGMCRREVLDGFMRDRAAELGATLINGTVHKLELPTNSTDPYTLHYSDHSQGGTVGVAKTLQVDVVVGADGANSRVAKAIKAGDYNYAIAFQERIRLPDHLMNYYEDLAEMYVGDDVSPDFYAWVFPKYDHVAVGTGTMKVNQAKIKQLQAGIRARAAKRLVGGEIIKVEAHPIPEHPRPHRVRGRVALVGDAAGTVTKSSGEGIYFAAKSGRMCAEAIVEFSNNGQRIPTEEDLKVYLQRWDKKYGLTYKVLDILQQVFYRTDATREAFVEMCSDKDVQRLTFDSYLYKTVVPANPLVQMKITAKTIGSLLRGNALAP, encoded by the coding sequence TTGGGTATAAGGGTTGCTGTAGTTGGATCGGGGCCAGCAGGTTCAAGCACTGCTGAGACCCTAGCAAAGGCAGGGATTGAAACCTATCTGTTTGAGCGTAAGCTAGACAACGCGAAACCCTGCGGTGGAGCGATTCCCCTCTGTATGGTAAGTGAATTTGACTTACCCCCCCAGATTATTGACCGGCGCGTGAGAAAAATGAAAATGATCTCACCGTCGAACAGAGAAGTCGATATTAATTTAGACCGGAACGACGAGTATATTGGTATGTGTCGCCGGGAAGTGCTAGATGGCTTCATGCGCGATCGCGCGGCTGAACTCGGCGCGACTTTAATTAACGGCACGGTTCATAAACTCGAACTTCCGACCAATAGTACAGATCCCTACACCCTGCACTATAGTGACCATTCTCAGGGAGGTACGGTGGGAGTCGCCAAAACCCTCCAGGTGGATGTGGTAGTCGGTGCAGATGGGGCCAACTCCAGGGTCGCTAAAGCGATTAAAGCAGGAGACTATAATTATGCGATCGCCTTCCAAGAGCGTATCCGTCTCCCTGACCATCTGATGAATTACTATGAAGACCTGGCGGAAATGTATGTCGGAGACGATGTATCCCCAGACTTCTACGCTTGGGTATTCCCGAAATACGACCATGTGGCCGTGGGAACGGGAACCATGAAAGTGAACCAAGCCAAAATTAAACAACTACAAGCCGGAATTCGGGCCCGGGCAGCCAAACGCTTGGTGGGTGGAGAAATCATTAAAGTTGAAGCTCACCCCATCCCCGAACATCCCCGTCCTCACCGGGTACGCGGTCGAGTTGCCCTTGTCGGTGATGCAGCAGGAACGGTAACTAAATCTTCCGGAGAAGGGATCTACTTTGCGGCTAAATCCGGTCGCATGTGCGCGGAGGCGATCGTCGAGTTTTCTAACAATGGTCAACGCATTCCCACGGAAGAAGACCTCAAGGTTTACCTCCAACGCTGGGATAAGAAATATGGTTTGACCTACAAGGTACTCGATATCCTGCAACAGGTCTTCTATCGCACCGATGCCACCCGCGAAGCCTTTGTAGAGATGTGTTCGGACAAAGATGTACAACGGCTCACCTTTGACAGCTACTTGTACAAAACCGTGGTTCCTGCCAATCCTTTAGTACAAATGAAGATTACGGCTAAAACCATTGGTAGCTTGCTCCGGGGTAATGCCCTAGCTCCTTAA
- a CDS encoding lysophospholipid acyltransferase family protein, producing MTNNLHQKPGDGWSLDERNPEVIESWMSIWGWLYDYYFRVQTEGWHQIPTDEPVLIVGSHNGGLASPDMVMMIYDWFRHFGTQRLVYGLTHPHIWTINPRVAQEVVALGAIRANPKMAIAAFQKGASVLVYPGGAQDVFRPYSQRHKIELAGRKGFIKLALRQNVPIVPAISYGAHDTLMVLGDIYPLMKQLHEWGLPWLYNLDPEVFPIYLGLPWGIAFGPLPHIPLPIQVHTRICKPIRFDRHGRKAARDRYYVDQCYQVVQTTMQAELDRLISSINP from the coding sequence ATGACCAACAATCTGCATCAAAAACCAGGAGATGGATGGTCTCTAGACGAACGAAACCCCGAAGTGATTGAATCCTGGATGTCGATTTGGGGCTGGTTGTATGATTACTATTTTCGGGTGCAAACGGAGGGTTGGCATCAGATTCCCACCGATGAACCCGTCCTGATTGTTGGCTCCCATAACGGCGGTTTAGCCTCTCCAGACATGGTAATGATGATTTATGACTGGTTTCGTCATTTTGGCACACAGCGCCTGGTTTACGGACTAACGCACCCCCATATCTGGACGATCAACCCCCGTGTCGCCCAGGAAGTGGTCGCCCTTGGAGCCATTCGAGCCAACCCAAAAATGGCGATCGCCGCCTTCCAAAAAGGAGCCAGCGTCCTCGTCTATCCCGGAGGAGCGCAAGACGTTTTCCGTCCCTATTCCCAACGCCATAAAATCGAATTGGCCGGCCGTAAAGGATTTATTAAACTCGCCCTGCGGCAAAACGTGCCCATCGTCCCCGCCATTTCCTACGGGGCCCACGATACCCTCATGGTTCTCGGCGATATCTATCCCCTGATGAAACAGCTCCATGAATGGGGACTCCCTTGGCTCTATAACCTCGATCCGGAAGTCTTCCCCATCTATCTCGGACTGCCCTGGGGTATTGCTTTTGGCCCCCTACCCCACATTCCCCTACCCATCCAGGTTCATACCCGCATCTGTAAACCCATCCGGTTTGACCGGCACGGACGCAAAGCAGCCCGCGATCGCTATTATGTCGATCAATGCTATCAGGTTGTACAAACCACAATGCAAGCCGAACTCGATCGCCTGATTTCCAGCATCAATCCTTAA
- a CDS encoding ABC1 kinase family protein, with protein MLKITQPRSRRWQQLTYSPVIRQIQVFLAAFRFIALLLWDRWRGGPSSALKRKRARGLVKTLLKLGPTFIKIGQSLSTRADLLPTEYVEALEQLQDQVPAFNPETAIAIIELELAASVGAIFQDFDPIPLAAASLGQVHRATLHTQEEVVIKVQRPGLRALFDVDAKAIYRAIQVTELLFAWTRKYELRTIYNEFFRILYQEIDYKQEALNADRFQQNFANYPEIIVPRIYWRYTTQKVLTIEYLPGIKVDNREALIACGLDPQKINQIGICCYLKQLLLDGFFQADPHPGNLAVTSKGQLIFYDFGMMGEIQSLAKDQMIRNFFAVLRKDTDEVVETLINMGLIEPMADMTPVRRLITFLLDRFTERPVNFREFTLIKDELYTMFEQQPFRLPAEMTFVLKALTTLDGIARILDPEYNLAASSQPFIREVTAGKGTRYLVGETLRQVKLWVQSPFEKPTVTDQWFEQLEKRMETGDLAFSVRAKESDRLLESLSLGLQSLLYLYGAGFTLISSSILFVGQFSGWAIALLCGSGVFIIFCVRSIFRLSVRNRLNRIS; from the coding sequence ATGCTCAAAATTACTCAACCTCGATCCCGGCGCTGGCAACAACTCACCTATTCTCCCGTCATCCGTCAAATTCAAGTTTTTTTGGCGGCCTTTCGCTTCATTGCTCTGTTGCTCTGGGATCGCTGGCGCGGGGGGCCCTCTTCCGCCCTCAAACGTAAACGAGCTAGGGGTTTGGTGAAAACCCTGCTTAAACTAGGGCCCACGTTTATTAAAATCGGTCAATCTCTCTCCACCAGAGCGGATCTCCTGCCTACGGAATATGTAGAAGCCCTGGAACAACTGCAAGATCAAGTTCCTGCTTTCAACCCAGAAACGGCGATCGCCATTATCGAACTCGAACTTGCCGCATCTGTGGGCGCAATTTTCCAAGACTTTGACCCCATTCCCCTCGCGGCTGCCAGTCTCGGCCAAGTCCATCGCGCCACCCTCCACACCCAGGAAGAAGTGGTGATCAAAGTTCAACGTCCTGGTTTAAGAGCATTATTTGATGTGGATGCTAAAGCCATTTATCGAGCCATCCAAGTCACCGAACTCCTGTTTGCCTGGACGCGCAAGTATGAACTGCGAACCATCTATAATGAATTTTTTCGCATTCTCTATCAAGAAATTGACTATAAACAAGAAGCCTTAAATGCAGACCGCTTTCAGCAAAACTTTGCCAACTATCCCGAAATTATTGTTCCCCGCATTTATTGGCGCTACACCACCCAAAAAGTGTTAACGATTGAATATTTACCCGGTATTAAAGTCGATAATCGGGAAGCCCTGATTGCCTGCGGTTTAGATCCTCAGAAAATTAATCAAATTGGCATTTGTTGTTATCTCAAGCAACTCCTCTTAGATGGTTTTTTCCAGGCCGATCCCCATCCCGGTAATTTAGCGGTAACCTCCAAAGGGCAACTGATTTTCTATGATTTTGGCATGATGGGGGAAATTCAGTCTTTAGCTAAAGACCAAATGATCCGCAATTTTTTTGCTGTCTTACGCAAAGATACGGATGAGGTAGTCGAGACCCTAATCAACATGGGATTAATTGAACCCATGGCCGATATGACCCCTGTGCGCCGCTTGATTACGTTTTTGTTGGATCGGTTTACGGAACGGCCGGTGAATTTCCGCGAGTTTACTTTAATTAAGGATGAACTCTATACCATGTTTGAGCAGCAACCGTTCCGCTTACCCGCCGAGATGACGTTTGTGTTAAAAGCTCTCACAACTCTTGATGGTATCGCCCGCATTTTAGACCCAGAATATAATTTAGCGGCTTCTTCTCAACCCTTTATTCGGGAAGTCACCGCAGGAAAAGGGACAAGATATTTAGTGGGGGAAACTCTACGACAGGTGAAGTTGTGGGTGCAGTCTCCTTTTGAAAAACCAACGGTTACCGATCAATGGTTTGAACAGTTAGAAAAACGGATGGAAACCGGAGACTTAGCGTTTTCTGTGAGGGCTAAAGAGAGCGATCGTCTCTTAGAGTCTCTCAGCTTAGGACTACAAAGCTTACTCTATCTCTATGGGGCTGGCTTTACCTTGATTTCTAGTAGTATCCTGTTTGTCGGTCAATTTTCAGGATGGGCGATCGCTCTCCTGTGTGGATCGGGCGTGTTTATCATCTTTTGTGTGCGATCGATCTTCCGTCTCTCTGTACGCAACCGCCTCAACCGCATATCTTAA
- a CDS encoding NUDIX hydrolase: MSKKKPKIRVIALGLIRDGDRLFLSEGYDKDKDQTFYRALGGGVDFGETSREALKREFQEELNAELTEIEYLGCIESIFTHQSKPGHEIIQLYRAQFVDPTFYQQNRFTFHENKRSKTALWVNIEACKSGEVRVVPAEFLAYL, translated from the coding sequence ATGTCTAAGAAAAAGCCAAAAATCCGCGTTATTGCTCTGGGGCTGATTCGAGACGGCGATCGCCTCTTCCTCTCCGAAGGTTATGATAAAGATAAAGACCAAACCTTCTATCGCGCATTAGGGGGGGGTGTTGACTTTGGGGAAACCTCCCGCGAAGCACTCAAACGGGAATTTCAGGAAGAATTAAACGCCGAACTCACCGAAATCGAGTATTTAGGCTGCATAGAAAGCATTTTTACTCATCAAAGTAAACCCGGTCACGAAATCATTCAACTCTATCGCGCCCAATTTGTAGACCCCACTTTTTATCAGCAAAACCGCTTTACCTTCCACGAAAATAAACGCAGCAAAACCGCCCTCTGGGTCAATATTGAGGCGTGTAAATCAGGAGAAGTGCGAGTTGTTCCCGCAGAATTTTTAGCCTATCTCTAG
- a CDS encoding Uma2 family endonuclease has translation MYAVISNDEIQLPPGSVVRLPGTWQEYQTLCDRRGDGSIPRIKYHSGEVFLMSPLAKHGRDASLIADLIKVLLDWTGREYDAFTPVTMQLPEESGIEPDYCFYIDHWQAVSGKERIDWLHDPPPDLVLEIDVTSYSDAQDYLPYRVPEVWLFRNQKLLIYQLQGNEYSVQSQSQYFPEVNLADVVAQCLTLAYQRNTSTAIRNLKQQLVDIDQKSS, from the coding sequence ATGTATGCGGTTATTTCTAATGACGAAATTCAACTGCCACCAGGCAGTGTGGTGCGGCTACCGGGAACCTGGCAAGAGTATCAAACCTTATGCGATCGCCGGGGGGACGGTTCCATTCCCCGCATTAAATATCATTCTGGAGAAGTCTTCCTCATGTCTCCCTTGGCAAAACATGGACGAGATGCCAGTCTTATCGCAGACCTGATCAAAGTGTTGCTGGATTGGACAGGGCGCGAATATGATGCCTTTACCCCAGTGACGATGCAACTGCCAGAAGAAAGTGGCATCGAGCCGGACTATTGTTTTTATATTGACCATTGGCAAGCTGTTTCAGGTAAGGAACGGATTGATTGGCTCCATGATCCCCCACCAGATTTGGTATTGGAAATTGATGTCACCAGTTATTCAGATGCCCAGGATTATCTGCCCTATCGAGTGCCAGAAGTTTGGTTATTTCGTAACCAAAAACTCTTGATTTACCAACTTCAAGGAAATGAGTATAGTGTTCAATCCCAAAGCCAATATTTCCCAGAGGTAAACCTTGCGGATGTGGTTGCCCAATGTTTGACCCTTGCTTATCAGCGAAACACCAGCACAGCAATTCGTAACTTGAAGCAACAGTTGGTTGACATAGATCAAAAGAGCAGTTAA
- the ftsY gene encoding signal recognition particle-docking protein FtsY, which produces MVFNWFRRQFNRSESPSETPAPAPEPQPEPEQLEQAEAEKTQEAVDYLAWAKAAYQNIQQQEAQKSAEVEEKVEEPEAEVIPEEPEEPEPTVEPSEPEPEPEPEPEPVVESKTETAPEPEPIIESEPEPQPEPTPAPLSFLERAKAERGARLEELKEKAVEEPEPETKPRRSPAPEELDEDFLWSAEVLAKQGRRPDEVSVEEINWLQQLRQGLGKTRRGLINQLKAVVGQGPLNEDAVLEVESLLLQADVGVEATDRIIEQLQAKLREESLPPEQAIAYLKQLLRNILDYPGGQAYDTTFAPEQNVLNIWMLTGVNGVGKTTTIGKLAHLAKKSDYQCLIGAADTFRAAAVEQVKVWGERTGTDVIANPGKNTDPAAVVYDAINAAQSRKIDLLLVDTAGRLQNKKNLMEELSKIRRIIDKKAPDAKVESLLVLDATLGQNGLRQAQVFAEVAQLSGVVLTKLDGTAKGGVALAVSQQLGLPIRFIGAGEGIEDLRPFSSYEFVEALISG; this is translated from the coding sequence ATGGTCTTTAATTGGTTTCGCCGCCAGTTTAATCGCTCTGAGTCCCCTTCTGAAACCCCTGCACCTGCCCCAGAACCGCAACCGGAGCCGGAGCAACTGGAGCAGGCTGAAGCGGAAAAAACTCAAGAGGCTGTAGATTATCTGGCTTGGGCAAAGGCTGCTTATCAAAATATTCAACAACAAGAAGCCCAAAAGTCTGCTGAAGTTGAGGAGAAAGTAGAAGAACCGGAAGCAGAGGTGATCCCGGAAGAACCTGAAGAACCAGAACCTACGGTTGAACCTTCAGAACCGGAACCAGAACCAGAACCGGAGCCAGAACCGGTAGTTGAGAGCAAAACAGAAACAGCGCCCGAACCGGAACCCATCATTGAAAGTGAACCGGAACCGCAACCCGAACCCACGCCAGCGCCTCTCTCCTTCCTAGAGCGAGCCAAAGCAGAGCGGGGAGCGAGGTTAGAAGAGCTGAAAGAAAAGGCAGTTGAAGAACCGGAACCAGAAACAAAACCCCGTCGTTCTCCAGCCCCTGAAGAGTTAGATGAAGATTTCCTTTGGTCGGCTGAGGTACTCGCCAAGCAAGGCAGACGACCGGATGAGGTGTCCGTAGAAGAGATTAATTGGTTACAACAGTTGCGCCAGGGATTAGGGAAAACCCGGCGCGGATTGATTAATCAATTAAAGGCGGTTGTCGGTCAAGGGCCCCTGAATGAGGACGCAGTTCTAGAAGTCGAATCCTTGCTCTTGCAGGCAGATGTAGGCGTTGAAGCCACCGATCGCATTATCGAACAATTACAAGCCAAGCTGCGCGAGGAAAGTTTACCCCCAGAACAGGCGATCGCCTACCTCAAACAACTTCTCCGTAATATTCTTGACTATCCCGGTGGCCAAGCCTACGATACCACCTTTGCCCCAGAACAAAATGTCCTCAACATTTGGATGTTAACCGGAGTCAACGGCGTAGGCAAAACCACCACCATTGGTAAATTAGCGCACTTAGCCAAAAAATCCGACTATCAATGTTTAATCGGTGCAGCCGACACCTTCCGAGCCGCCGCCGTCGAACAAGTAAAAGTTTGGGGAGAAAGAACCGGCACAGATGTGATTGCCAATCCTGGTAAAAATACAGATCCCGCAGCAGTTGTTTATGATGCCATCAACGCCGCACAATCGAGAAAAATAGACCTCTTACTCGTGGATACGGCTGGGCGACTGCAAAACAAGAAAAACTTAATGGAAGAACTGAGTAAAATTCGTCGCATTATTGACAAAAAAGCCCCCGATGCCAAAGTAGAATCTCTGTTAGTTTTAGATGCCACCCTAGGACAAAACGGCTTACGTCAAGCCCAAGTGTTTGCCGAAGTCGCCCAACTCAGTGGAGTCGTTTTAACCAAATTAGATGGTACAGCCAAAGGCGGCGTTGCCCTCGCCGTCTCCCAACAATTAGGGTTACCCATCCGCTTTATTGGTGCAGGAGAAGGTATTGAAGATTTACGTCCCTTTTCCAGCTATGAATTTGTAGAAGCCTTAATTAGTGGATAA